The proteins below are encoded in one region of Aquisphaera giovannonii:
- a CDS encoding 4a-hydroxytetrahydrobiopterin dehydratase — MSKLTETEIAARLPAAKGWERHGDMLTRTWQFPSFRRAIEFVNNVSALAEKSGHYPEIHIQFRDVRLEISTHDVGGLTERDFSLISDLAAIPTDR; from the coding sequence ATGTCCAAACTCACGGAGACCGAGATCGCCGCGAGGTTGCCCGCGGCGAAGGGCTGGGAGCGGCACGGGGACATGCTCACCCGCACGTGGCAATTCCCGTCGTTCCGCCGGGCGATCGAATTCGTCAACAACGTCTCGGCCCTGGCCGAGAAGTCCGGGCATTACCCCGAGATCCATATCCAATTCCGCGACGTCCGCCTGGAGATTTCCACGCACGACGTGGGCGGCCTCACCGAGCGCGACTTCTCGTTGATCTCGGACCTCGCGGCGATCCCGACGGACCGCTGA
- a CDS encoding ligand-binding sensor domain-containing protein gives MKYLNALPAWAVLLAAMPAGLLSADDPKPVRPAHGPTRAPKPTPPIVPGQVPLAATQIKDVPDEALPYVYTKWRHFTVKDGLPDDHVFSVKVDGPRVWIGTEDGLACLDRRTGKIRSWKEKDGLPFQAVTAIDVDRNTGDVWLGLFGGGLARFSGGRFDHFTQLNSGLVNDVVYGVTIEGDSVWAATTAGCSRYNTKTREWTIFNEKNAPMEEIWNYSVSHDEGKVYLGVWGSGCLEYDLQTKHWKEYLDPDGEMEIDLYRDDGIVHVIVTGATHVDGTLWISSYFGNCRYDGRNWRGFYSHETGIPSDFTNAVRGRSAAEGWFGTDKGVGVVADFFTDTYVAYTRDPQSLRGVAKVYRRGKLLKSVDMETGVPHNFIINFDIDGKDVWVATGKGLGWAMGDDYFPGVRTPDGRPYPAAKDPAARATLIPAQARP, from the coding sequence ATGAAATACCTCAACGCCTTGCCCGCATGGGCGGTGCTCCTCGCCGCCATGCCGGCCGGCTTGCTGAGTGCCGACGACCCGAAGCCGGTTCGGCCCGCCCACGGACCGACCCGGGCCCCCAAGCCGACCCCGCCGATCGTCCCCGGGCAGGTCCCCCTCGCGGCGACGCAGATCAAGGACGTGCCCGATGAGGCCCTGCCGTACGTCTACACGAAGTGGAGGCACTTCACGGTCAAGGACGGCCTGCCCGACGACCACGTCTTCTCGGTGAAGGTTGACGGGCCGAGGGTCTGGATCGGCACCGAGGACGGCCTGGCCTGCCTCGACAGACGAACGGGCAAGATCCGCAGCTGGAAGGAGAAGGACGGCCTGCCGTTCCAGGCCGTCACGGCGATCGACGTCGACAGGAACACCGGGGACGTCTGGCTCGGCCTCTTCGGCGGCGGGCTGGCCCGATTCAGCGGCGGCCGGTTCGACCACTTCACCCAGCTCAACAGCGGGCTCGTCAACGACGTCGTCTACGGCGTGACGATCGAGGGAGACTCGGTCTGGGCCGCCACGACGGCCGGTTGCAGCCGGTACAACACGAAAACGCGCGAGTGGACCATCTTCAACGAGAAGAACGCGCCCATGGAGGAGATCTGGAATTACTCGGTATCCCATGACGAGGGGAAAGTTTACCTGGGCGTCTGGGGGAGCGGCTGCCTCGAGTACGACCTCCAGACGAAGCATTGGAAGGAATACCTGGATCCCGACGGCGAGATGGAGATCGACCTCTACCGGGATGACGGCATCGTCCACGTCATCGTCACGGGGGCGACGCACGTCGACGGCACACTCTGGATCTCGTCGTATTTCGGCAACTGCCGGTACGACGGCCGGAACTGGCGAGGCTTCTATTCGCACGAGACGGGCATCCCGAGCGACTTCACGAACGCCGTCCGGGGCCGGAGCGCGGCCGAGGGCTGGTTCGGGACCGACAAGGGCGTGGGCGTCGTGGCCGACTTCTTCACCGACACCTACGTCGCGTACACCCGCGACCCGCAGAGCCTCCGCGGCGTGGCGAAGGTCTACCGCCGGGGAAAGCTCCTGAAGTCGGTGGACATGGAGACGGGAGTGCCGCACAACTTCATCATCAACTTCGACATCGACGGCAAGGACGTATGGGTGGCAACCGGGAAGGGCCTCGGCTGGGCGATGGGCGACGACTACTTCCCGGGCGTGCGGACGCCCGACGGGAGACCGTACCCGGCCGCCAAGGATCCGGCCGCGAGGGCGACGTTGATCCCGGCGCAGGCGCGGCCCTGA
- a CDS encoding HzsA-related protein has translation MPCPVVYARQPAGRGGPGDGAQLVRLDPDGTRRVLTAGFHSAGEPDVSIDGRRILFAGKHDAVDGWEIFEMDADGGHVRRVTRNLGPCRSPVYTSSYYTITEKEPWDQIAFVRPAGDRRDERTGGPATAIWTCKLDGSYVQRITYNLASDLDPAILPDGRLAYASWHRADLGDGRAGRLALESLNTDGSDRASIAPRSGAARRGPCVTPGGDLVFVESVRETGRGEGSLARVSLRRPLHTYERLTGPDDGLFSSPSPLPDGTLLVAWRGADATVRGICRLDGGARTLAPVCEETGFDLSWPRAVHPRPRPDGRSSVVSPDDREAEIYCLDVSIHDLPDPSWMPAGAVKSIRIVEGMPTGGAEPGSRREASAMSPVAELSPRRILAEIPVQADGSFHAKVPANVPIQLQALDGRGLAIRSCGWIWSRSHQAQGCIGCHEDPERTPPNRVPEALRTDVANATVPDPACPTPDFARDIVPIVESRCLPCHGAGNQTPELPAAGARDPAALDRLHAGLLGAAGPGERAIWCGTYIHPGRARTSPLAWHVVGARTARPWDEAEGSRGFKPIPVGRAPELTDAEIGTIIRWIDLGARRGAIPEARRQAQSGSNP, from the coding sequence ATGCCCTGCCCGGTCGTCTACGCGAGACAACCCGCGGGGCGAGGTGGACCCGGCGACGGTGCGCAGCTCGTCCGCCTCGATCCGGACGGGACGAGGCGCGTCCTGACCGCGGGCTTCCACTCGGCCGGCGAACCGGACGTCTCGATCGACGGCCGCCGCATCCTGTTCGCGGGCAAGCACGACGCGGTGGACGGCTGGGAGATCTTCGAGATGGACGCCGACGGCGGCCACGTCCGCCGGGTCACCCGCAACCTCGGCCCCTGCCGCTCGCCGGTCTACACGTCGAGCTATTACACGATCACCGAGAAGGAGCCGTGGGACCAGATCGCGTTCGTCCGCCCGGCCGGTGATCGGAGGGACGAGAGGACCGGAGGGCCGGCGACGGCGATCTGGACCTGCAAGCTCGACGGCTCTTACGTCCAGCGGATCACCTACAACCTGGCGAGCGACCTCGACCCGGCCATCTTGCCCGATGGACGCCTCGCGTATGCGTCGTGGCATCGCGCCGATCTCGGCGACGGCAGGGCCGGACGCCTCGCGCTCGAGAGCCTGAACACGGACGGTTCCGACCGCGCGTCGATCGCTCCGCGTTCCGGGGCGGCTCGCCGGGGCCCCTGCGTGACGCCGGGCGGAGACCTCGTCTTCGTGGAATCCGTGCGGGAAACGGGGCGGGGCGAGGGCTCGCTTGCCCGCGTCTCGCTCCGCCGGCCCCTCCACACGTACGAGAGGCTGACCGGGCCCGACGACGGCCTCTTCTCCTCGCCGTCCCCCCTGCCCGACGGCACGCTGCTCGTCGCCTGGCGGGGCGCCGACGCCACCGTCCGGGGCATCTGTCGGCTGGACGGCGGGGCCAGGACACTCGCGCCCGTATGCGAGGAAACGGGCTTCGACCTGAGCTGGCCGCGGGCCGTCCATCCCCGCCCGCGCCCGGACGGCCGGTCGAGCGTGGTCTCGCCGGACGATCGCGAGGCCGAGATCTACTGCCTGGACGTGTCGATCCACGACCTGCCCGACCCGTCGTGGATGCCGGCCGGGGCGGTGAAGTCGATCCGAATCGTCGAGGGGATGCCGACCGGGGGCGCGGAACCGGGCTCGAGGCGCGAAGCGTCGGCGATGTCCCCGGTCGCGGAACTCTCGCCCCGTCGGATCCTCGCCGAGATACCCGTGCAGGCCGACGGCTCGTTCCACGCCAAGGTCCCGGCCAACGTGCCGATCCAGCTCCAGGCCCTGGACGGGCGGGGGCTGGCGATCCGGTCGTGCGGCTGGATCTGGTCGCGGAGCCACCAGGCCCAGGGCTGCATCGGCTGCCACGAGGATCCCGAGCGGACCCCGCCGAATCGCGTGCCCGAAGCCCTCAGGACCGATGTCGCCAACGCGACGGTCCCCGACCCGGCGTGCCCCACGCCCGATTTCGCGAGGGACATCGTCCCGATCGTCGAATCGAGGTGCCTGCCCTGCCACGGGGCCGGCAATCAGACGCCGGAGCTGCCGGCCGCCGGTGCCCGCGATCCCGCCGCACTGGACCGGCTCCATGCCGGCCTCCTCGGGGCGGCCGGGCCCGGGGAACGGGCAATCTGGTGCGGGACTTACATCCACCCGGGCCGAGCCCGGACGAGCCCGCTGGCCTGGCACGTCGTCGGGGCCCGCACGGCCAGGCCCTGGGACGAGGCCGAGGGGTCACGTGGGTTCAAGCCCATCCCGGTCGGCCGGGCCCCTGAGCTGACCGACGCCGAGATAGGGACGATCATCCGCTGGATCGACCTGGGCGCCCGCCGCGGAGCGATTCCCGAGGCACGACGGCAAGCGCAATCGGGGTCCAATCCATGA
- a CDS encoding ABC transporter substrate-binding protein, producing the protein MRTLKWSLLVLSSTYITWQAAAQDAPRAAPQAAAPRDLKTDEILKAIDAVSPYQVPALPLKNDLRYAHTVKELEPFHHVEPYRTHFRTQLEYTGAGRSVPEPGDLKSVKIGFIGPLYPTVSVATGGKSHEEALGKKMYQGSLLAIEEANADGGYLKRKLPFELVVSNDNGLWGSSGNEIVKQSYKDKVWAMLGTIDGANSHIAIRVALKCEVLMMNTGDTDPTFIETNIPWVARNIGDDRQMNYILADYLYRKAGFRHAGIIRSSNRYGRFGVREIVDASRRLEHPIAVEMAYKVGREDFSLEIERLKQAGLDVVIHWGDDVEGAKILNQMRAMGMKQPFVACDRCVTDEFVRIAGENAEGVVCGYPWDPTRDDAHYREFCRRFRARFHEGPETYAAHAYDGMQMLIWAIQNAGLNRAKIRDLIAYRTEPWQGVTGEIRLSPVLDDVGEVYLARREGDHWKFYSRDDLGIPRSGGEGKKP; encoded by the coding sequence ATGCGAACGCTGAAATGGTCCCTCCTGGTTCTCTCCTCTACCTACATCACGTGGCAGGCCGCCGCGCAGGACGCCCCCCGGGCCGCCCCGCAGGCCGCCGCCCCGCGGGACCTGAAAACGGATGAGATTCTGAAGGCCATCGACGCCGTCAGCCCGTACCAGGTCCCCGCGCTGCCGCTCAAGAATGACCTCCGCTACGCGCACACGGTCAAGGAGCTGGAGCCGTTCCACCACGTCGAACCGTACAGGACGCACTTCCGCACCCAGCTCGAATACACGGGGGCGGGCCGGTCCGTGCCCGAGCCCGGCGACCTGAAGTCGGTCAAGATCGGCTTCATCGGTCCCCTGTATCCGACGGTCTCCGTCGCCACCGGCGGCAAGAGCCACGAGGAGGCCCTCGGCAAGAAGATGTACCAGGGGTCCCTGCTGGCGATCGAGGAGGCGAACGCCGACGGCGGCTACCTGAAGCGCAAGCTGCCGTTCGAGCTCGTCGTCTCCAACGACAACGGGCTCTGGGGCTCGTCGGGCAACGAGATCGTCAAGCAGAGCTACAAGGACAAGGTCTGGGCGATGCTGGGCACCATCGACGGAGCCAACAGTCACATCGCCATCCGGGTCGCGCTCAAGTGCGAGGTCCTGATGATGAACACGGGGGACACGGACCCGACGTTCATCGAGACGAACATCCCCTGGGTGGCCCGCAACATCGGCGATGACCGTCAGATGAACTACATCCTGGCCGACTACCTGTACAGGAAGGCTGGATTCCGGCACGCGGGGATCATCCGGTCGAGCAACCGCTACGGCCGCTTCGGCGTCCGCGAGATCGTCGACGCGAGCCGACGGCTCGAGCACCCCATCGCCGTCGAGATGGCCTACAAGGTGGGCCGAGAGGACTTCTCGCTGGAGATCGAGCGCCTCAAGCAGGCCGGCCTGGACGTGGTGATCCACTGGGGAGACGACGTCGAGGGCGCCAAGATCCTGAACCAGATGCGGGCCATGGGCATGAAGCAGCCCTTCGTCGCCTGCGACCGATGCGTCACCGATGAGTTCGTCAGGATCGCCGGCGAGAACGCCGAGGGCGTGGTCTGCGGTTACCCGTGGGACCCGACGCGGGACGATGCGCACTATCGGGAGTTCTGCCGGCGCTTCCGGGCCCGCTTCCACGAGGGGCCGGAGACCTACGCCGCCCACGCCTACGACGGCATGCAGATGCTGATATGGGCGATCCAGAATGCGGGGCTCAACCGGGCCAAGATCCGCGACCTGATCGCGTACCGGACCGAGCCCTGGCAGGGCGTCACCGGCGAGATCCGCCTCAGCCCCGTCCTCGACGATGTCGGCGAGGTGTACCTCGCCCGCCGCGAGGGGGACCATTGGAAGTTCTACAGCCGCGACGACCTGGGCATCCCCAGGTCCGGCGGCGAGGGGAAGAAACCCTGA
- a CDS encoding multiheme c-type cytochrome has protein sequence MCRGANDWASERASILSLPAVLAASLACLAWPTTARAQPRKPVYVGAKVCATCHDGPNMGHQATLWMGTRHAKAYASLATPEARSIAAISGVPIEPQRSPLCLGCHATGSDAEPAEKDDTFSLRDGVQCEKCHGPGSEHVESWAPGKDGSARIALTNPLPADCMNCHKEKPSHTRILPAKPRRPNRAETPFDLMAALKAVSHPTPKDAKPVAMQPPPFPTREGAGASYIGSHACAECHDAAEKGSQFCKWRDTPHARAYAALGTPHAKNVALEKGINDDPQMSTECLKCHATAYHRDSAGAAETYSVLEGVGCEACHGPGSEHATAAAELKERPRTFKTGLLATSSETCTSCHDENRGKPFAHEEALKAIAHPARPPAVSREARYKTPLRLAFRPGGREVYVTCEASATVCVLDSKSMTKVAEIPVGGQPTDVTFSPDGSRAYVTNRLDDSLSVIDATARRVTATVPVGDEPHGVRTDASGRTLYVVNTASDDISVLDAKTLRERKRLSASRSPWSIALSPDGGRMLVTNALSRFVPFREPSVSEITAVDASREVVDDRHAAPGANMLLGIAWHPSGEFALATLERTKNLVPMTRMTQGWTVTNGLAVIGADGQVDQVLLDDPGESFPDPTDVAFTPDGTLALVTSSGSDRVALVDVARLRKVIAVATPREREDVLPNHLGKASEFVIGRIATGINPRGLAVAPDGKTAWVACALEDAVAVIDIAARKEVRRVDLGGPKEISRARFGERLFNNAGIALRRQLSCHTCHPDGHVDGLTYDIEADGIGTAPVDNRTLRGILDTGPFKWNGGNATLSRQCGPRLSVYFTRIQPYTSEELEAVDHYISTIPRPPNRYRPLGAELTPAQRRGKAIFERTATNDGRPIRKQNRCATCHFPPLYTDRERHDIGSKMAPDIDDKVDVPHLNNIYDSAPYMHNGIAATLEEIWTVYNPRDTHGVTNDMTKDQLNDLIEYLKTL, from the coding sequence ATGTGCCGCGGTGCGAACGACTGGGCATCCGAGCGAGCCTCGATCCTATCCCTGCCGGCGGTCCTCGCCGCCTCGCTCGCGTGTCTCGCCTGGCCGACGACGGCCCGGGCACAGCCCAGGAAGCCCGTCTACGTGGGGGCGAAGGTCTGCGCGACCTGCCACGACGGCCCGAACATGGGCCACCAGGCGACGCTCTGGATGGGGACGCGGCACGCCAAGGCCTATGCCAGCCTGGCAACGCCCGAGGCGCGATCCATCGCCGCGATCAGCGGCGTGCCGATCGAGCCGCAGAGGTCGCCGCTCTGCCTGGGCTGCCACGCCACCGGGTCGGACGCCGAGCCCGCGGAGAAGGACGACACGTTCTCGCTGCGCGACGGGGTCCAGTGCGAGAAGTGTCACGGCCCGGGTAGCGAGCACGTCGAGTCCTGGGCGCCGGGGAAAGACGGGTCGGCCCGCATCGCGCTCACCAATCCGCTCCCCGCGGATTGCATGAACTGCCACAAGGAAAAGCCGTCGCACACGAGGATCCTCCCCGCGAAGCCCCGCCGTCCCAACCGCGCGGAAACGCCCTTCGACCTGATGGCGGCCCTGAAGGCCGTTTCCCATCCGACCCCGAAGGACGCGAAGCCGGTCGCGATGCAGCCGCCCCCCTTCCCCACCAGGGAGGGCGCGGGGGCCTCCTACATCGGCTCGCACGCCTGCGCCGAGTGCCACGACGCCGCCGAGAAGGGCTCGCAGTTCTGCAAGTGGCGGGACACGCCCCACGCCCGGGCGTATGCCGCGCTCGGGACGCCGCACGCGAAGAACGTGGCCCTCGAGAAGGGGATCAACGACGATCCCCAGATGAGCACCGAGTGCCTGAAGTGCCACGCCACGGCGTACCATCGCGACTCCGCGGGCGCGGCCGAGACCTACTCCGTGCTCGAAGGGGTCGGCTGCGAGGCCTGCCACGGCCCGGGGAGCGAACATGCCACGGCTGCCGCCGAGCTGAAGGAGAGGCCGAGGACGTTCAAGACGGGCCTCCTGGCCACGTCCAGCGAGACATGCACTTCGTGCCACGACGAGAACCGGGGAAAGCCCTTCGCCCACGAGGAAGCCCTCAAGGCGATCGCGCACCCGGCCAGGCCCCCGGCCGTGTCCAGGGAGGCCCGCTACAAGACGCCGCTCCGGCTTGCCTTCCGCCCCGGCGGGCGAGAGGTCTACGTCACCTGCGAGGCCTCGGCGACGGTCTGCGTGCTCGACTCGAAATCGATGACGAAGGTGGCCGAGATCCCCGTCGGTGGCCAGCCTACGGACGTGACGTTCAGCCCGGATGGCTCTCGCGCTTACGTGACCAACCGGCTCGATGACAGTTTGTCGGTCATCGACGCGACGGCCCGCCGCGTGACGGCGACCGTGCCCGTCGGTGACGAGCCGCATGGCGTACGCACCGACGCCTCGGGCCGCACGCTGTACGTGGTGAACACCGCGTCGGACGACATCTCGGTCCTCGACGCGAAGACCCTCCGGGAGCGGAAGAGGCTCTCCGCAAGCCGCTCCCCCTGGTCGATCGCGCTCTCGCCGGACGGCGGGCGGATGCTCGTGACGAACGCCCTCTCGCGGTTCGTCCCGTTCCGCGAGCCGTCGGTCTCGGAGATCACCGCGGTCGACGCGTCCCGCGAGGTGGTCGACGATCGCCACGCCGCGCCGGGCGCCAACATGCTCCTCGGGATCGCCTGGCATCCCTCCGGGGAGTTCGCCCTGGCGACGCTGGAGCGGACGAAGAACCTCGTGCCCATGACCCGGATGACCCAGGGATGGACGGTCACGAACGGCCTGGCGGTGATCGGCGCGGATGGGCAGGTGGACCAGGTCCTCCTCGATGATCCGGGCGAGTCCTTCCCCGACCCGACCGACGTCGCCTTCACTCCGGACGGCACGCTCGCGCTCGTGACGAGCTCCGGCTCGGACCGGGTGGCGCTGGTCGACGTCGCGAGGCTGCGCAAGGTGATCGCCGTGGCGACGCCCCGGGAGCGGGAGGACGTCCTGCCCAACCACCTCGGCAAGGCGTCGGAATTCGTCATCGGGCGGATCGCGACGGGCATCAATCCCCGCGGATTGGCCGTCGCACCCGACGGCAAGACGGCATGGGTCGCCTGCGCCCTCGAGGACGCGGTCGCGGTCATCGACATCGCCGCCCGCAAGGAGGTCCGCCGGGTCGATCTGGGCGGGCCGAAGGAGATCTCGCGGGCCCGCTTCGGCGAACGCCTATTCAACAACGCCGGGATCGCCTTACGCCGCCAGCTCTCCTGCCACACCTGCCATCCCGACGGACACGTGGACGGATTAACGTACGACATCGAGGCCGATGGCATCGGCACGGCGCCGGTGGACAATCGGACGCTCCGGGGCATCCTCGACACCGGCCCGTTCAAGTGGAACGGCGGCAACGCGACCCTGTCGCGCCAGTGCGGGCCCAGGCTCTCGGTGTACTTCACGCGGATCCAGCCCTACACGTCGGAGGAGCTGGAGGCGGTCGACCATTACATCAGCACGATCCCGAGGCCGCCCAACCGCTATCGGCCGCTGGGGGCCGAGCTGACGCCCGCCCAGCGACGCGGCAAGGCGATCTTCGAGCGGACGGCGACCAACGACGGGCGGCCGATCCGCAAGCAGAACCGCTGCGCGACGTGCCACTTCCCGCCGCTGTACACCGACCGCGAGAGGCACGACATCGGCTCGAAGATGGCGCCGGACATCGACGACAAGGTGGACGTTCCCCACCTCAACAACATCTACGACTCGGCCCCTTACATGCACAACGGGATCGCCGCCACGCTCGAGGAGATCTGGACCGTCTACAACCCGCGCGACACGCACGGGGTGACCAACGACATGACCAAGGACCAGCTCAATGACTTGATCGAGTACCTGAAGACCTTGTGA
- a CDS encoding ABC transporter substrate-binding protein, giving the protein MVQVIYLLLAAYVWAIVQAPSAAQTPSSHRVEPYVDFRDRATPYSGPGRELAEPKETKEVLLGYFGPDDSDHAEGGAVWRGADMAIRLANVEGGYRGKPFRLAASWSDNPWKGGVGGLARMAHREKAWAILGGIDGPSAHLAEQVVAKANLPLVCPLNGDRTANGANVPWFFSAMPADHLQAPVLADALVARSGPRGFAFVSTPDHDPRAFLVQLDRALKARKASPRFSHVLAADNPDFGAAARQVVAEDVGAVMIAANARDSAGIARELRNDSFRGPILGGHWMGRSAFARLAGPAAEGVVFPLVCDPDAMPASFRSEYETRYHEPPDYAAAHGFDAANLLVEAVRSGGLNRARIGDALRSLSPYPGVSGTIAWDSLGSNTRPVSLATIRDGKVDRFTAR; this is encoded by the coding sequence GTGGTGCAGGTCATTTACCTGCTATTGGCCGCATACGTCTGGGCCATCGTCCAGGCTCCCTCCGCGGCGCAGACTCCTTCCTCACACCGCGTCGAGCCCTACGTCGACTTCCGCGACCGGGCCACCCCCTACTCCGGCCCCGGGCGCGAGCTGGCCGAGCCGAAGGAGACGAAGGAAGTCCTCCTCGGCTACTTCGGCCCCGACGACTCGGACCACGCCGAAGGAGGTGCCGTCTGGCGAGGCGCCGACATGGCGATCCGCCTCGCCAACGTGGAAGGAGGCTATCGCGGCAAGCCATTCCGGCTCGCGGCCTCGTGGTCGGACAACCCGTGGAAGGGCGGTGTCGGTGGCCTGGCGAGGATGGCGCATCGTGAGAAGGCCTGGGCGATCCTCGGCGGGATCGACGGCCCCTCCGCCCACCTCGCCGAGCAGGTCGTCGCCAAGGCGAACTTGCCACTGGTCTGCCCGCTCAACGGCGACCGCACGGCCAACGGGGCGAACGTCCCCTGGTTCTTCTCCGCGATGCCGGCCGACCACCTTCAGGCACCGGTTCTCGCCGACGCCCTCGTCGCGCGATCGGGCCCGCGCGGATTCGCCTTCGTCTCGACGCCCGACCACGATCCGAGGGCTTTCCTCGTCCAGCTCGATCGGGCCCTGAAGGCTCGAAAAGCCTCGCCGAGGTTCTCCCACGTGCTCGCCGCCGACAACCCGGATTTCGGCGCCGCGGCCCGCCAGGTCGTCGCCGAGGACGTTGGTGCCGTGATGATCGCCGCGAACGCGAGGGATTCCGCCGGGATCGCCCGCGAGCTCCGAAACGACAGTTTCCGCGGCCCGATCCTCGGCGGCCACTGGATGGGCCGGTCCGCCTTCGCACGCCTCGCCGGACCTGCGGCGGAAGGCGTTGTCTTCCCGCTCGTCTGCGATCCCGACGCGATGCCGGCCTCGTTCCGCTCGGAGTACGAGACCCGCTACCACGAGCCCCCCGACTACGCCGCCGCCCACGGCTTCGACGCCGCGAATCTCCTCGTCGAGGCCGTCCGATCCGGCGGCCTGAACCGGGCTAGGATCGGCGACGCCCTGCGGTCTCTCAGTCCCTATCCTGGCGTCTCGGGGACGATCGCCTGGGACAGCCTCGGGAGCAACACCCGCCCCGTTTCACTGGCCACGATCCGGGACGGGAAGGTCGATCGATTCACGGCGCGATGA
- a CDS encoding CRTAC1 family protein, protein MKSRLRDIRHALLLAALAAPILPARGDDPPVPVFTDVTERAGIKATLSFGDKELSNIVEGTGSGCMFFDYDNDGKLDVYIVNGRYKPEVNDNTGRRLRGKLANFLYRNNGDGTFTDVTSKAGVGGGDGYGVACSAADYDGDGFTDLLVLNYGPNILYRNNGDGTFTDVSKKSGLDAPGDWSLSGVWFDYDIDGKLDLFVATYLQYDGGKFRNYYAAAGYPGPLSYPGQADRLFRNNGDGTFTDVTRAAGVFNKDGRAMSATAADFLNSGRLDLYVANDAMESYFYRNHGGGKFTSDGLVLGLAFGEGGQGVSSMGPVFGDVDRDGRLDLYIPDMGYGCLHINRGEFFEDQTNASGLAMICGQYTGWGAILQDFDNDGWPDLFVANGDAHHEYGEGAVMARNAGKGKFVDVAGRSGPYFSQKFVGRGATWGDFDNDGDVDILVINLGDSPRLLRNDGGNALNNWLTIDARGPGGKTPAIGARVSVRVGGLVQIDDLIPVRGYLSQGDPRPHFGLGKAARAETVEIRWPGAGTTVLTDVPANQILRVVQPPR, encoded by the coding sequence ATGAAGAGTCGTCTTCGCGATATCCGTCATGCCCTCCTCCTCGCCGCCCTCGCGGCGCCGATCCTCCCGGCCCGCGGCGACGATCCGCCGGTGCCGGTCTTCACCGACGTCACCGAGCGGGCCGGCATCAAGGCAACCCTGAGCTTCGGCGACAAGGAGCTGAGCAACATCGTCGAGGGGACCGGCTCCGGCTGCATGTTCTTCGATTATGACAACGACGGGAAGCTCGACGTCTATATCGTGAACGGCCGTTACAAGCCCGAGGTCAACGACAACACCGGCCGTCGCCTCAGGGGCAAGCTGGCCAATTTTCTCTATCGCAACAACGGCGATGGCACCTTCACCGACGTGACGAGCAAGGCCGGGGTCGGCGGGGGCGACGGCTATGGCGTGGCCTGCTCGGCGGCCGACTACGACGGCGACGGATTCACCGATCTCCTGGTCCTGAATTACGGGCCGAACATCCTCTATCGCAACAACGGCGACGGCACCTTCACGGACGTCTCGAAGAAGTCGGGCCTGGACGCCCCTGGCGACTGGTCGCTCTCAGGGGTCTGGTTCGACTACGACATCGACGGCAAGCTCGACCTGTTCGTGGCCACGTATCTCCAGTACGACGGCGGCAAATTCCGCAATTATTACGCGGCTGCGGGGTATCCGGGCCCGCTCAGCTACCCGGGCCAGGCGGATCGGCTCTTCCGGAACAACGGGGACGGCACCTTCACCGACGTGACCCGGGCCGCCGGCGTCTTCAACAAGGACGGCCGCGCGATGAGCGCGACGGCGGCCGACTTCCTCAACAGCGGCCGGTTGGATCTTTACGTCGCCAACGACGCGATGGAGAGCTACTTCTACCGCAACCACGGCGGCGGGAAGTTCACCAGCGACGGCCTGGTCCTGGGGCTGGCCTTCGGCGAGGGGGGCCAGGGGGTCTCATCCATGGGCCCGGTCTTCGGGGACGTCGATCGGGACGGCAGGCTCGACCTTTACATCCCGGACATGGGCTACGGCTGCCTGCACATCAACAGGGGCGAGTTCTTCGAGGACCAGACGAACGCCTCGGGCCTGGCCATGATCTGCGGCCAGTACACGGGATGGGGGGCCATCCTCCAGGACTTCGACAACGACGGCTGGCCGGATCTCTTCGTCGCCAATGGCGACGCCCATCACGAATACGGCGAGGGCGCCGTGATGGCCCGCAACGCGGGCAAGGGGAAGTTCGTGGACGTCGCCGGGCGATCGGGCCCCTACTTCTCCCAGAAATTCGTGGGCCGGGGGGCGACCTGGGGGGACTTCGACAACGACGGCGACGTCGACATCCTGGTCATCAATCTGGGCGACTCGCCGAGGCTGCTCCGCAACGACGGCGGGAACGCGCTCAACAACTGGCTGACCATCGACGCCCGCGGGCCGGGCGGCAAGACGCCGGCCATCGGTGCAAGGGTTTCGGTCCGCGTCGGGGGCCTCGTCCAGATCGACGACCTGATCCCGGTGCGGGGCTACCTCTCCCAGGGCGACCCGCGGCCGCACTTCGGGCTCGGGAAGGCGGCACGGGCGGAGACGGTTGAGATCCGCTGGCCGGGTGCCGGGACGACCGTGCTGACGGACGTCCCGGCGAACCAGATCCTGAGAGTGGTGCAGCCACCCCGCTGA
- a CDS encoding small basic protein: MSLDKSLKKGGGLARARNVLTRAERLAVLQEDDRWKPEQGVFNLPKTKFRRLAPGQSGPKRVEKS; this comes from the coding sequence ATGTCGCTGGACAAGAGCCTGAAGAAGGGGGGCGGACTGGCCCGCGCCCGGAACGTCCTCACGAGGGCCGAGCGGCTGGCCGTGCTCCAGGAGGACGACCGCTGGAAGCCGGAGCAGGGGGTCTTCAACCTCCCGAAGACCAAGTTCCGCCGCCTCGCACCCGGGCAGTCGGGCCCCAAGCGCGTCGAGAAGTCGTGA